One genomic region from Microcystis panniformis FACHB-1757 encodes:
- a CDS encoding metal-dependent hydrolase family protein, whose product MSTSGSRDIKRSPSSRLIKTLKKLTTGETTMTGTNSTSPNYVIVTDQYWDGLADNPLGATEIRIENGNITAIATTVDHSNAQIIELKGHTVTPGFIDCHVHITFCEGDPTIPENPYMVTVPLMTLYSLNPLKTLLMNGFTTVREVGCPDPEFITVDLKKAIANGWIIGPDLLVAPHLISAQGGHGDFTSLVAFQFRPEKFEVADGTAEIIRIVREEIRSGADWIKFCATGGFSSPTDDPSQTTYSQEEMNILVSTAKDFGISACPHAYGGEGVQRAVNAGVRSIEHGNLASSETLQLMEEKGVYLVPTQYTVLEKARNANNPEYWKSRSPWQHAKYQKYASQLIACADNLAKSNVKIAFGTDAGTFPHIDNWKEFPAMVQNGITPLRALKAATTVAAELLMQPNIGALAVGKFADIIAMPGNPFEDINVTGKVDFVMKRGVIYKQPSGGQV is encoded by the coding sequence ATGTCAACCAGTGGAAGTCGAGATATTAAGCGATCGCCTAGCTCAAGACTAATAAAAACGCTGAAAAAATTAACAACAGGAGAAACAACGATGACTGGTACTAATTCCACTAGCCCAAATTATGTAATCGTAACCGATCAATATTGGGATGGTTTGGCTGATAATCCCCTTGGTGCCACGGAAATTCGCATCGAAAATGGGAATATCACTGCGATCGCTACAACAGTTGATCACAGCAACGCTCAAATTATTGAACTAAAAGGACACACCGTTACCCCTGGTTTCATTGATTGTCATGTTCATATCACCTTCTGTGAAGGGGATCCTACAATTCCAGAAAATCCTTATATGGTGACAGTGCCATTAATGACCCTTTATAGCTTAAATCCTCTGAAAACACTGTTAATGAACGGTTTTACTACTGTAAGGGAAGTGGGTTGTCCCGATCCAGAATTTATTACCGTCGATCTCAAAAAAGCGATCGCCAATGGCTGGATTATTGGACCAGATCTATTGGTAGCACCTCACCTGATTTCAGCCCAAGGAGGACATGGTGATTTTACCTCTTTAGTTGCTTTTCAGTTCAGACCAGAAAAATTTGAAGTAGCAGACGGAACAGCAGAAATTATCCGCATAGTACGAGAAGAAATTCGCTCAGGAGCAGATTGGATTAAATTCTGTGCTACAGGGGGTTTTAGCTCTCCTACGGATGATCCGAGTCAAACCACTTATTCCCAAGAGGAGATGAATATTCTGGTTAGTACCGCCAAAGATTTCGGTATTTCTGCTTGTCCCCACGCTTATGGAGGGGAAGGGGTTCAACGTGCTGTTAACGCGGGGGTACGTTCCATTGAACATGGTAATCTTGCGAGTTCCGAGACTTTGCAATTGATGGAAGAGAAAGGAGTTTATCTGGTACCAACTCAATACACTGTTTTAGAAAAAGCTCGCAATGCCAATAATCCTGAATATTGGAAAAGTCGTTCTCCTTGGCAACACGCTAAATATCAAAAATATGCCTCTCAACTGATTGCTTGTGCTGATAATTTAGCTAAAAGTAACGTTAAGATTGCTTTTGGTACTGATGCGGGAACTTTTCCTCATATAGATAACTGGAAAGAGTTTCCAGCGATGGTTCAAAATGGTATTACTCCTTTACGCGCTTTAAAAGCAGCAACTACTGTAGCGGCTGAATTATTAATGCAGCCGAATATTGGTGCGTTAGCGGTGGGGAAATTTGCTGATATTATCGCTATGCCGGGTAATCCTTTTGAGGATATTAATGTTACTGGTAAAGTTGATTTTGTCATGAAACGGGGAGTCATCTATAAACAACCATCGGGAGGACAAGTATAA